A single window of Salvia splendens isolate huo1 chromosome 6, SspV2, whole genome shotgun sequence DNA harbors:
- the LOC121807951 gene encoding membrane protein PM19L-like yields the protein MARTVARNLAAPLLFLNLIMYFIVLGFGSWCLNRYINGQTAHPSMGGNGATPHFLSFAILASVLGIVSKIAGGSHLRAWRNDSLAAAGSSSILAWAVTALAFGLGCKEINVGGWRGWRLRVLEGFVIVLAFTQLLYVLLLHAGIFSSSYGPGYRNHDYGLGGPGPGAEPVPPKATATGVGI from the exons atggCGAGAACTGTTGCAAGGAATTTAGCGGCGCCGTTGCTGTTCTTGAATTTGATTATGTATTTCATTGTGTTGGGATTTGGTAGCTGGTGCCTCAATCGGTACATCAACGGACAGACTGCTCATCCAA GCATGGGCGGCAACGGAGCAACGCCTCATTTCCTGTCGTTCGCGATACTTGCCAGTGTTCTAGGAATCGTCTCCAAGATTGCCGGGGGGAGCCACCTCCGGGCCTGGAGGAATGACAGCCTCGCCGCTGCTGGCTCATCTTCCATACTGGCGTGGGCTGTCACGGCCCTTGCTTTCGG ATTGGGTTGCAAGGAAATAAACGTAGGAGGGTGGAGAGGGTGGAGGCTGAGGGTGCTGGAAGGTTTCGTGATAGTGCTAGCGTTTACGCAGCTGCTCTACGTCTTGCTCCTCCACGCCGGCATCTTCAGCAGCAGTTACGGGCCGGGCTACAGGAATCACGATTATGGGCTTGGAGGTCCAGGTCCAGGGGCTGAGCCTGTGCCACCCAAGGCCACCGCCACCGGCGTCGGAATTTGA